A genomic segment from Acuticoccus sediminis encodes:
- a CDS encoding homocysteine S-methyltransferase family protein, producing the protein MVRLLDGGMGQELRRRAVGPTDSLIFSARALIETPHAVQSVHEDYLRAGADVITAHTYVTNRWRLRQEKLDDDWARINAIACDLADAAREAVNPGALVAGSVPPLRQAYQADFVPTATLDAEYAEHVLLLAPRVDFFLCETLSTSAEAIAAARAVASVDRRAWISFTLEEEGPPRLRGGEPLAVAVAAIAGAGPLPVDAILVNCTTPEAVGFAVAELAALELPVPYGGYANGFGPVPGDFGLTSGVSDLVERNDLDPDTYASHVARWMANGATIVGGCCQIGPPHIARLRELIDQP; encoded by the coding sequence ATGGTACGACTACTCGACGGAGGAATGGGTCAGGAGCTGCGCCGGCGCGCGGTCGGCCCGACGGATTCCCTCATCTTTTCCGCCCGCGCGCTGATCGAAACGCCGCACGCCGTCCAGTCGGTGCACGAGGACTACCTCCGGGCCGGCGCCGACGTCATCACCGCGCACACCTACGTCACCAACCGCTGGCGCCTGCGCCAGGAGAAGCTCGACGACGACTGGGCGCGCATCAACGCGATCGCCTGCGACCTCGCCGACGCGGCGCGCGAGGCGGTCAATCCCGGGGCGCTCGTCGCAGGCTCGGTGCCGCCGCTGCGCCAGGCCTATCAGGCGGACTTCGTTCCCACGGCGACGCTCGACGCCGAGTATGCCGAGCACGTCCTCCTCCTCGCACCGCGCGTCGACTTCTTCCTGTGCGAGACGCTGTCGACCTCGGCGGAGGCGATCGCCGCTGCGCGGGCCGTCGCGTCCGTCGATCGCCGCGCCTGGATCTCCTTCACGCTCGAGGAGGAGGGACCGCCGCGGCTGCGGGGAGGGGAGCCGCTCGCCGTCGCGGTCGCGGCGATTGCCGGGGCGGGACCGCTGCCTGTCGACGCGATCCTCGTCAACTGCACCACGCCGGAGGCCGTCGGCTTCGCCGTCGCCGAGCTCGCCGCGCTCGAACTCCCCGTGCCGTACGGCGGGTACGCCAACGGCTTCGGCCCGGTTCCCGGCGACTTCGGGCTGACGAGCGGCGTCTCCGACCTCGTGGAGCGCAACGACCTCGATCCGGACACCTACGCCAGTCACGTCGCCCGCTGGATGGCCAACGGCGCCACCATCGTCGGCGGCTGCTGCCAGATCGGACCGCCCCACATCGCGCGCCTGAGGGAGCTGATCGACCAGCCATGA
- a CDS encoding ABC transporter ATP-binding protein has product MSDTGHVEPVLSVRRLKVEFPTRRGVLRAIDDISFDIAPGEVLGVVGESGAGKSLTGAAIIGLLDPPGRIAEGQILLEGKRIDDLPPEAMRRIRGRRIGMVFQDPLTSLNPLYTVGRQITETIRTHLGLGQRAARKRAIQLLDEVGIPAAGSRIDAYPHQFSGGMRQRVVIALALAADPVMVIADEPTTALDVSVQAQIIGVLKRMCREHGASVMLITHDMGVIAETADRVCVLYSGRIAEIGPVRDVVQHPQHPYTAGLMGSIPKLDHADPRLKQIPGSMPRLDRIPAGCPFNPRCSEAFAKCILSRPEPMPVDNSRVACWLREPPVDATTRWEEPA; this is encoded by the coding sequence ATGAGCGACACCGGACACGTCGAGCCCGTCCTCTCCGTCCGCCGTCTCAAGGTGGAGTTCCCGACCCGTCGCGGCGTGCTGCGGGCGATCGACGACATCTCGTTCGACATCGCCCCGGGGGAGGTGCTCGGCGTGGTCGGCGAGTCCGGCGCGGGCAAGTCGCTGACGGGGGCGGCCATCATCGGCCTCCTCGACCCGCCGGGCCGGATCGCGGAGGGGCAGATCCTGCTGGAGGGCAAGCGCATCGACGACCTGCCGCCTGAGGCGATGCGCAGGATCCGCGGCCGGCGCATCGGCATGGTGTTCCAGGACCCGCTGACGAGCCTCAACCCGCTCTACACCGTCGGCCGCCAGATCACCGAGACGATCCGCACCCACCTCGGGCTCGGCCAGAGGGCGGCGCGCAAGCGGGCGATCCAGCTCCTCGACGAGGTCGGCATCCCGGCCGCCGGCAGCCGCATCGACGCCTACCCGCACCAGTTCTCCGGCGGCATGCGCCAGCGCGTCGTCATCGCCCTCGCGCTGGCGGCGGACCCGGTGATGGTGATCGCCGACGAGCCGACCACCGCGCTCGACGTCTCGGTGCAGGCCCAGATCATCGGCGTCCTGAAGCGCATGTGCCGCGAGCACGGCGCCTCGGTCATGCTGATCACCCACGACATGGGCGTGATTGCCGAGACCGCCGACAGGGTGTGCGTCCTCTACTCGGGCCGCATCGCCGAGATCGGGCCGGTGCGCGACGTGGTGCAGCACCCGCAGCACCCCTACACGGCGGGCCTGATGGGCTCGATCCCCAAGCTCGACCACGCCGACCCGCGGCTGAAGCAGATCCCCGGCTCGATGCCGCGCCTCGACCGGATCCCGGCCGGCTGCCCGTTCAATCCGCGCTGCTCCGAGGCGTTCGCCAAGTGCATCCTGTCGCGGCCAGAGCCGATGCCGGTCGACAACTCCCGCGTCGCCTGCTGGCTGCGCGAGCCGCCGGTCGACGCCACGACGCGGTGGGAGGAGCCGGCATGA